The following DNA comes from Metopolophium dirhodum isolate CAU chromosome 8, ASM1992520v1, whole genome shotgun sequence.
tattttagtacctaatttattattaggtatatattagtaAAACCCATGTTTTATTGAAAACCATGAAAGCACTtgtctattttagattctgagaatgaattgattttacaacgatatgtgtgtttttttttttttaatttttttttttttgtatctgtcatcacggtttggggcagtaaaactgcttcgattttcttcaccagtatcttgttcgataggaaaatgaatttagttggtgcattcgggaggtcatttgtaaaaattcccaatacttttcaaaagcgccaggaaaaacaacataacattttggattttggtgtaactctaaaacaaatgaacgtatacacatgaaattttcactggtcatttatatttacattttctatacacgataaaatgttcaaaatattttgatttgttttgaactgtttaggaacattttcagtttccaattttattagtctttatttctatgaatgtcaattaaactttatttgttgggtaaaaaagcttgacaatttaatataagactactattatattgttacaatgacatttgaaaaatattaaaaatccttagtcacagtttttttttataaccatttaaagttcaagtcttgacaaaatacagaaaaatcacgaaaattagcaaattattttgagttgagaattcataaaaatgtttctttttaaatttaagatttgaaattgtaatacaagattatttatacgtttgtctatctttatcaaccaaaaaaatgtctacaactaattcaaattaaatttttatgagcgtttgaagtttatacttttacaatattggatattcactcgatttctcatgtagcggctttgttattttattgttattcaaaatcgaataactgtagatacatgaaaattttattgaatgtttatatttgcattttttatacaccatataattttgaaaatattttgactcgatTTGGGCTGTTaacggatattgtcagttttcaatttttttagttttttttttttccattaatatcaataaaattgtatttgatgggtaaaaaagcgtgaatatttaatgcaaggctcctaatatattgttacaatatcagttgaaaaatattaaaaatacataggcacaatttgttttataagaattcaaagttcgaattttgacaaaatttatcaaatttataatttaataattattttgtagttaaacatttataaaatgttcaacttttataactaaggattaaaaatttaaaacaaggctccacgtaaataggttatatatgaattactttattcacaataatatcatcaaatatacttggtaatatcataggctgactgaccgttttcgctcagagtcattttttttatacaatgatattatatcattgaattcaaatttaacaccatccattacagtgacccacttgtaacctactgaacagcagagcgacatccacttttttaaattagaacttCTAGTTCTAGCAGCTTTAACCATatggtttaaataatttgtatcttcaaattaaaatctaaaaaataaatcttactATTATAGTcggtataatgttttattttttctaatctcaagtatacaaataaacatGAATATGATACCTAGCATGAAAAATAAGCCACCAATGAACAAAaactgaaacaaaataaaatatattatggtttaaaaGGTTAATTACTGATACATATACcacctaaaattaatttaatatttttttaagaaaatatgtaaataataatgtaaaatataaagtttttgaCTTACCCTCCCGGGAATACTAATATTCatgaaattatattgaataataaataatgtcaaAATAGTGACCACCGTTAAAGAtccaaaataattgaattctattaCTAAAGAATAACACTGCCTCTTTAGATGTTTTGCAATTTCGGTGCTAAAAGTacagaaacaaataaattacatttatattaatattgtgaacACTCAGTATATCAaggttaaaaaaagtatatcgaTTGCTAATAGGGAGCATGTTCACTaagaataaaatagaatttagaatttttttttagaaatagattttgaaattggtaaataaaaattgatacactaaaactatttgatattatacaaaggttgaaaaaatttgaaataaatcaaGTACTTAGATAATATACTAATCACTGGACCTAGTGCATTTATATTAGAAACATAAATTATCGCTAACATTACGATATTTATCTTAATAGACGCCAAAATTCCGTATTGCCCATTTATATCGATATTGCTTGTTTTAAGTATCAAATTATAGTAAAACTCAACTTACTACTTAGTACTAggcaattcaaaaaaattatatttttaaatacatcaaCAGTGTATACCCATTTCGAACATAGAGAACGATGCTGCAAGGCACACTcgaattaaatatgttttaatcccccaaaaaataaatatttacataggtaataatattattatgttagaatataatattataccctgcATGGCTGTATCCCATCCCCAACTATCGTActagtcaaaatatattttactcactAGATTATGACAAAATGCATTTGACATACTAgaccaaataatatgtatgccaaatatataaaaatgagttCATCATACAAGTAACATGACATTATTAGCACTCCCATGACAATAGAGCAAAATGCCGTGAACATATCACCATAGCGCGCCCAATCACATTGTACTTTTCCAATTAAGTACGAACTCGCGGCtcctgtaaaatatatttataagattcGTCATTCTGACGGAAATCTACAAAACCATATTTAAAGAATTATGATAAcactaatttattgtatttcagaaaaaaattgtaatattgttaatgatTATTTCttttcctataaataataattattgcttgattataaatatacgGAAATACTAACCACATAACGTAGCTATTGCTTCGGCAAGTCCATTTGACAAGACATCGTGATTTCCTGGTTTTTTGACTACGTACGAGTACAAAACGTTTATGTTAGCTAAAACCTGtaacattaaatacaatacacATTTACTAAACACTCAAATTCcgaagaaataatatttatattacacccATTTTTTCctacacattatacatacataggtacTGAGGTTGTGTACCAAAGTATACCaaggtacctacatcatataataatgtatagtatattttattataaataccagATTTACCacaaaacaaatgaaataaaaataacttaatttattcagtgtaaatactacatattaatatacagtaataatactatttatactaaataataataatataaatcatcacttttggataaaaaataaagtaaaataaagtgaaaaaaacaaaacaaaataacggAAACTACAACCTaacttatttgtattattatgtttatacatgttgaattactataggtacttgcTATTTTCCCATTAAGCTACAACACGAAATCAGGAAAATATGCTGAGCAAGAAGGCCCGTTCTGTTTAAGTGtcgatattataatcaatttcgtcaatataataaataactaaataagcacaatacatattaaaaattgatttaccaGAATGTATGCTGCCATACCCACTATATACCATAAACTTTTTTTCAGTACAACTGGATTTGAATATGAAGATTTGAAGTTCATCCATATTTTTTTCGAGAAAAATACCACAGGTTTGTATTCTTCATCGAGCTCGATTTTATCTAGACAAAagaaagtatcaaaatataacaCCTTTAAATCTACATTATCTACTTCGAATAACATAATTaggtaactaaattattaagtaaacatagtgaattataataagaaacaaAGAGTTAATGTTGTTTACGAATCTAtacttacttttattttgtttaaaatgtttcgtTTTGCTCTCTACACCGTGTTTAAGAAGTGGCGAATCTTCGTATGGCCCTTTTGAATTTAGCTTATCATTATTCTGTTCGACAGATGGAAACAGACAAGCCCAGGTTGTAGCTAACAACAAACCTTGAAACAAATAAATGGGGttcacctatatattttatgcaaacaCATGAatgtataaaactttaaatacctgtGCGAATAGTTTAAATCGTTAATTTACGATTCttaaattttggaaaattgttattaatcttattgttttgaataaacattaaaatcatagatgcacattttgaagtttttaggAGTGATTAGTATCCGCAGGTTTCAAATAAGAACTCCCGGTTTCCCCGATTAGTTTATATCACAAGAcacaattcaataaattaacttatggCTTATGGttaggattttaattttaaatgtacttgggttataaattaataattataaatataaatgtttataaaacaactgtacgtttttaaatagttaaattaatctTGTTTCGTGTctgtgaataaaaataattatacataatatttataacatattataaatcgtcTGATTACTGAACACGTTGCAGTATGGCAGGAGAGTATAAATCCCTCCGGTCATGTTGACTATGGTTTGTGCTGAGAAATCTCCGACAACTTTACCAAGTTGTATGGCTGCCGAAACAATACCAGTGGCCATCTGAAATTGTTCTACGTCCTCGATTTTGGCATACAAATAACAGAATGCTATCATATCACAGCTATATATTGCCCCGATACCACACGAGGACACCTACACTcagtataacataaaaaaaaccatatggTAGAGcatcattaaaacaaatttaattatgatctagtaggtaggtactattatctATGGAATAATCAATCGTACTAACCCTCAGCTGCGCAACACTGGGTGCACCAGTCATGAGGAAATAGGAGACACATGAACAAACggtcaaaaatataatgtttggcTTGTACAGAAGGTAGTCAGCAGTCATAAACATTAACACTGATAATAATAGCGATGAATATGTTTTGATGTACTCCATCACGGTGGCTACCtgtaaaaatgtaacataataaaCGGGGCGATCAATGTACCAATTAGTTTTGCGATAATGGCTGAAGACTTCAAGATCATTAAATTCGAGAGAGGTCTacgtataggtaaattataatcaGACTGTGTGAACGTTTCATCGAATCGTTTAAACTACAAAGCCaagaattatattgtatttatacagATATTACAGATTTACAGAAAatcatataactaataattgtaattgtatttacattGTATTTGCACTAAAACGGAaggtaataatagaaaaatataataatttcaacccGGATAAAGTCAGTTAATACAGctagcataaaataaaatagctttAAGGGGCATTCGATAccatgattttctgtttttgtctaacacacgcgtgacgtaggattttagacggattcattgccaaacataccaattgagcTAATGAAGCGATTAGCATTataaaaacagatttaaatttttcgtcaagtctacttgaaataaACTTTTCcacatttatgattttttgatttttaacttctCAAAAATGGAAATACGACAacttttaaatactcttttttaatatgacatttttaggagTTTGGGggatattatcaaaaatgtgggaaattgatttcaagtagacttgacgacaatttcaaatctgtttttagaatattcttatcgcttcattagatcaattggtatgtttggcaaaaaacacgtctactTATACCTAggtcacgcgtgtgttagacaaacacagaaaatcacggtatcgaatccccttaaattgttcaacatttcatttaaaaaacaaccaaatttttcatgttttttttatgtttaaaatttaaatatgtataacttaATTTGCTTATTTACTTCTAGCTGTAGGTCCCGGCACTCCCCGGGGATACATGAAGCCGAGATAAAcaatccacctgcggcggaTGGTACTTAAtaagtaacatttttttcttacgtGAACCAATTGCATGCAGAAATAAACGAatatggttttaatattattaatgacagGTAACTCTACGTAAAATATCGGGTTCAATATATATCTAAAGTTTCCTTGAATCGTAAATATCGGTTGAGTATAGacgtattatagtagtataagcCTCAGAAATACtcttagggccgttcttacaatgtccggttaaagttaatcgacacttaaccggccgaattctgccggtaataaaatctgttatcagtcggttagcgttaaccgacactttaccggaaattgtaagaacggcccttagccttttatataatataataatataatagctgttGCCCGTGGTTTCTATTCTAATACTCTTACACGCTCAGACCCGCTTGGTCCGCTCGGGATTGCAAATAATAGGTCTGCAAAATTTGGTGACAATTTATCAAAAACTGTAGAATTGCATGTACGTAATTTAGATATAACGCGACTAATACGACGACTCTCCATTATTATCGATATATCCAAGGCTggacaagttaatgatttttgttagctcagttaagttaagttaatatggaCCAATAACagaaagttaaaagttaaatgttaatttaactataggttaactcagttaaattaaaagttgatatacactttttgttaactttttattaagttgaaaaaaagttaatttgtttatacaacgctagcgtaattaatatttttccaacccaaaactaaattatagactatagtttatatactttatacagtatttccatataagttaaaCTCGAATGATTCTCAAATTTGTAACTTTGaacaattcacggtaaatattttttgacatgaaaacgaaataaactgaaatagtgaaatataataaaattaaaaacaaaataaattaacttaacttaattcttaaaatgaaaaattaattcgttaatttcatgttaattaaaaaagaaatgtagtaagttaacagttaagttaaaaagtttaaattaaattaactttaactttttaactcattaatGCCCAGTAGTTATATATCCAATAGTTTCCGTTTTTCTTCAGTTGAAATATTCTCAActgtcattttttaaaattggttgagtatttttttattatttaaacattaaccATATAAAATTATCTCCAatcataaaacttttttattatatataaccaatagcaaccctataaatagataacaaaaaaaattcgaatttgTGAGCCGAAACAAAATTCGTATGTGAGCCACCCAAGAGCGAGCGAAAGGAGTACAGCCCTCCTAAGCGACCTATAGGGattaaaaaacgaaaacatGAATGTCTCAATGAATCTAttgatgtacattttattaaaaacggtccaataatttttgaatctataaaatatgatgaTCAGACAAAAAAagcataaatgtatatatattaagagAAAGGAGAAGAAAGATGCACActatgaacaattttaattttattgaaagttTATTGAAGTTTTTTgctatataatctataaattcaaagataatcatattatttaatatttagtatttcaatatgataaaatatggcTAACTAGAGGTCATGATGGCCAACCtatgatagtaaataataatcacttatattcattataaattaatgtctgaacataattatatagctaataaataataatatataatgtaatttataaaaatagataaatctTTTAAGTTGTCGACACTTGTTAGTTGCTGTGTATTCTATGATATGGCTGCGTTAAACAGGTAtccataaacaattaatttaaatagtcaagtaatagtattatttttatttcaacaaacCTGGTGTTTATATTAGGTTTGGTTGACAATGAAGTAATAACTAGTAAACCATTACTCAGCCACTGATCAGCCAGATAAGTAAGTGTTACATTTGGACAAAAACAGTAAGTCAAAAAACGTTTAGtggcttaatattatataactgtcaTTACCTCGTTCAGAGACAAGTCTGCATCTGGTCCTGTTAAATAAGCCGTCAGAAATGGTTCTAGTGGCCGAAGTTccagaaaaaacaaataaattgcaACCATGTATGTAGTTTTTTGCCATTCTTTCATAACTGAAAACgttgttttatcattattaataattttatcatattttgtttaattttaaaatataaaatgaaatcttatactttttataaaatatatataatatatattttatttattatacgttcTGAACCATCTACGTATCACACTGACGATCACAATGTAACAAGCTTTAAGTTAATCTGTttcaagaataaataattatatgatacaaCACTCGATATCAAGCtacattaattacataatttgatAATCTATTAtgaccttattttattttatttgataaaaaaaaaatttgtattttatagttgACTAGAagttacatacctatataatattattatatacttctgACTTCAGAtctatttgatataaaatatagcaaTGGTGTCAACTCATTAGTAAAACTCTGATTTACaggtttttacatatcgttactgggtcaATGCAgacttatgagagtaaaaaatgtggacgatTCGTTCAATTCTGAATGCGTAAGAAagagttttttttgcatatttgaaaatatttcgtaattgtgagaaaaaatttgtatttattattcattttaatattacggtacccagaaaaaaatgtttacaatttatttatttttttataattttgataaaaagaaaacacGCAGTGTTATCAAGGTTTATCACGGACTATGATATGTTATCTATGTCCATTGTCCGTCCTATAAACCCatagatatatacaacaactagatagccgtcTCCTTCTTGTCATCGAAGTCGGCCGCCATTTACAAagcaggcaatgtttacaaaataatattatcacagttattatgtatagataaatatatatgtatataaataaatgtaaaacaaatgtaaacattgcctgcTTTATAAATGGCAACCGACTTCAACATTGGTCACAACTGTAGTATAAAGACggcagggactggaacctttaggATTTTTCCGGTTCTGGTTCCGGTTcggttcttataaaaaaatataataggttccGGTTCCGATTCCGgttcttaaaattacaaaatatgggtTTTGGTTCCGGTTAATTCCGGTTCTTAccagttataacaataaattttttcaaaaattaccttATTGCTTATTAGGTAGATTTTttactcataaagtcataacttGACCcagtcttataaaatatacttttaaaattgaatttaaatacaaatacaaatacatccattcaaaaagtatttaaaatacattccaaatacttttttaattttactcaatttatttcagtttacaaaattaattttttaattgctaatttaaaatagtgtaatgttagtttgttacattcatccagatattattagaactttttgaacttccttcttaaatttataccggaaaatgaaaactaataatactggctttataatagttttgaaatcatttattatgaggtgggtaattaaaaaattaaacagttattaataaaatcagaaattaatttaataattttactaggtaagaaattattaatttaagaagtgttttcaattttcaaaaatggttttaattgATTAACAAGTGTACTGGGTTTAGGTCTTAGAAgtt
Coding sequences within:
- the LOC132950453 gene encoding thiamine transporter 1-like isoform X2 encodes the protein MKEWQKTTYMVAIYLFFLELRPLEPFLTAYLTGPDADLSLNEVATVMEYIKTYSSLLLSVLMFMTADYLLYKPNIIFLTVCSCVSYFLMTGAPSVAQLRVSSCGIGAIYSCDMIAFCYLYAKIEDVEQFQMATGIVSAAIQLGKVVGDFSAQTIVNMTGGIYTLLPYCNVFSLLLATTWACLFPSVEQNNDKLNSKGPYEDSPLLKHGVESKTKHFKQNKNKIELDEEYKPVVFFSKKIWMNFKSSYSNPVVLKKSLWYIVGMAAYILVLANINVLYSYVVKKPGNHDVLSNGLAEAIATLCGAASSYLIGKVQCDWARYGDMFTAFCSIVMGVLIMSCYLYDELIFIYLAYILFGLVCQMHFVIIYTEIAKHLKRQCYSLVIEFNYFGSLTVVTILTLFIIQYNFMNISIPGRFLFIGGLFFMLDFNLKIQII
- the LOC132950453 gene encoding thiamine transporter 1-like isoform X1; this encodes MKEWQKTTYMVAIYLFFLELRPLEPFLTAYLTGPDADLSLNEVATVMEYIKTYSSLLLSVLMFMTADYLLYKPNIIFLTVCSCVSYFLMTGAPSVAQLRVSSCGIGAIYSCDMIAFCYLYAKIEDVEQFQMATGIVSAAIQLGKVVGDFSAQTIVNMTGGIYTLLPYCNVFSLLLATTWACLFPSVEQNNDKLNSKGPYEDSPLLKHGVESKTKHFKQNKNKIELDEEYKPVVFFSKKIWMNFKSSYSNPVVLKKSLWYIVGMAAYILVLANINVLYSYVVKKPGNHDVLSNGLAEAIATLCGAASSYLIGKVQCDWARYGDMFTAFCSIVMGVLIMSCYLYDELIFIYLAYILFGLVCQMHFVIIYTEIAKHLKRQCYSLVIEFNYFGSLTVVTILTLFIIQYNFMNISIPGRFLFIGGLFFMLGIIFMFICILEIRKNKTLYRL